The Anas platyrhynchos isolate ZD024472 breed Pekin duck chromosome 32, IASCAAS_PekinDuck_T2T, whole genome shotgun sequence genomic sequence CAGCGTCCCCCAGGTGCCGCGGTGCCAGATCTCCACTCTTCCCGAGCAGCCGTCCTTGCCTCCCACGGCACGGATCTTCTCCCTTTCTGGGGAGGCAGAAATGTCCCATGGCACCAGGACAGCTGGGACAGCCCTGCCAGGTGAGGGGGGCACGCGTAGGGGCAGCTCCCTACCTGTGCAGCTGGTGGAGTTGGGGCATGCAGCCACCTGTGGCAATTCTGTCCATGtcccaaaggaaagagaagttggGCTGAAAAGGGCTGCTCTAGGGGTCATGCAGAAGAAGGCAGGGCTGACCTCTGCTCACACGTCCCCATGCTCcctgggtcagggcagcagcagaacccTGTTCACTCAGGGGACACACACGGTACTGCAGGGGGGACCCAAGTGCTCGGCCCCACAAGGTCCCTgattcacagagcagcaggaggctgtccctGGAGGGAGGACTCCTGAAAgccctgcatggtctcctctgaGACCTTGCGTGGAGATGCCTCTGCATCCCCCAGGGGCTGAGGGCAGCCCACATGTTGACTGCTGCTGGTGGACATGGGTGGCTCCAAGAGCTGAAATCACCTTTGTGTACCAGTAGCAACAGGGTCTAAAGCAGGAAAGTCAAAGCCCCTCTGggttttttctctgcatttcaccatACCCAGTGAGAAAGTGGACCTGGTGCCTTGATGGCTCAGATTTACCATTGCAGGTGATGTGGGTCTCTTCTCGGCGGTCAGTACACGACTGCGGATCCCAGGGATCAGAGGGACactgccagaaggagctgttgctcTTCCCACACTCCACGCGATCCAGCCACGCGGTGCCAGACAGCTTCTCATAATTTGAGATTGTTTCCAGTTCCCCCTCAttcccacagcccagctccttgcacaccagtGACACCGTCTCggtggtcatggagttggagcaaacgctgccccacgtcccgttGTAGAAAACCTGCAGGCGCCCGGAGCAGCCGtcgctgttctccagcctcagggccatgaactctggaaggaggaaaggccCCAGGGAAGTCCTTGGATGTCAGCCACTTATGGCCTTGGCCCTACCTGGCTCTGCCCACGCCCCGGCCTCACCGgacccagctcccagccccactcccaGCACAGACCTGAACAGATGACTCCCACGTCCTCCTTGTGCCCGCAGtcgtgctgcccccaggcctcggcagggcagtcccagagagcagcttcGGCCCCGGAGCAGTTGACGCCATCCAGCCAGATCTGCCCGGAGCCCTCCCCAAACCGAGCAGAGCCGGCTGCCTCCAGGGCCCCTCCGCAGCCCAGCTGGTGGCAAACGACAGCGGCGTCGGCCAGGTCCCAGGTGTCGTCGCAGACGGTGCCCCAGCGCCCCTGGTAGTAGATCTCCACTCTCCCGGCACAGCGCCCAGCCCCGTCCACCAGCCGCACCCGCCGGCTCCCTGCAGCGGGGAGAACCCCGGCTGTCAGGGGCTGGCTGCACTCCCAGACCCACACCTGAGGGACGTGCAGCACCACTCACCCTGGCACACGACCCCCACATCCTCCATGATCCCTTCTGTTGGCATGCTCTGAGGCAGGGAGGTGTTGCAGAGGCTCAGGTCAGCCTCGTGCCCTGCACACTGCACcccatgcagccccacaggtccTCGTCCTCGCTTGGCCCTCACGGGGGTgtaggctgcctctgcctctccgcactgcagctgccggcacaccacgctggcctcctgcatgtcccactgctcatccaggactctgccccacgtcccgtGCTGGAAGACCTCCACGCGCCCGTCGCACCGGCTCCCTCCGCCCACCAACCGTACAGACATGTGGCGAGCCGGGCCTGGTGAGAGCAGAAATTCAGCCAGGCACTGCCGTGGGGTCCCCAGCTGTGGGTGGCCTTGTCACACTCCAGGGCCAAATGGACtttgcagcactgcccagcactcacctgagcaaatgacagcagcagcgttctcctgggagcacggcgaggcccccagggcagtcactgggcactgccccaggtggGCTTCAGTCCCGTCACAGTGGAACGAGTCTCTCCAGATGGGGCCGGTTCCTCTCCCAAAATGCCCTCCTCCAGGAATGGactcagcaaagccacagccgaGGTGCCGACAGAGAACGTGGGCGTCCGAGATGTCCCAGCGGGAGGCACAGAGGgttccccatgtccccagcacctccacctccaccctgccCTCACACGCTGTGCTGCCGTTCACCAGCCTGAACCCTGTGTACTCAAGGACAAAGGAGGGTGAGAGAGGCCACATTTGTGCTCTTGttcccacaggagctgcaggagaggccaaagggacagagtgcctttctcctcctgcagcactctaATTTTAGGGCTGCAGACCACCACCTCACCCCACCTGTCccccacacagcacagcccagggcCCACCCTGCCCCCAACCAAAACCCCAGAGGATACCATCCCTACCCAATTCCTTACGTGTGCAAATCACATGAGTGCcattgctgtgggtgcaggccTTGTCCTTGGAGGTCCCCCAGGGGCAGAAGAGGATGGTGGATTCATtccccacacactgcagctctctgtcccagacaggaccggccccttctcccagctgagctgccccatggacagacagggctgtgccacactgcagctccctgcacaccacCTCGGCAGCTTTGGCACCAAAGTGGGAgtgacagacagctttccactggTCCCTGTCGTAGACCTCCAGACTTCCTGAGCAAGGGCTGTCCCCTCCGACCAGCCGCACAAATCCTGGAGCAACCAAGGAgacctgtgagttcccagagccCTCTGGCACTTCCGTGCCCACCTCCCACCTCATCGGTAATGTGGCCAGACTCAGAGCTCCACGgtcagcccagcagctctccgTGGTTGCTGATGGCACAAAGGGGTCAGGgcccccctgctgctcctctgaaTCCAGCCCAGTACCCATGGGCTGCCCTCTCTCCCATCCCCCAGCCACAGGCACCACTCAGACTAATTGCTGCTGGTTGGAGCCCCTGGGCTGCCCAgcaccggccccagcactgcagcactcacagCATGTGGACCCATGGAAATGGGCCCAGgcactgggggctgctgcagttGTCTCTGCCCTGCCGGGCTCAGGCCAGGCTGAGGAACCACTTGGAGCTTCCAAAAAagtcccctgtccccaggggctgctggagctctTGGGGAGGTGCTGTTAGATGGGGCACAACTGGGGAGAAGGTAAAGGGGGGGGTCCTCAGACAGGGACAAAGTGTGGTGCTGGGCATGGATGACCCCATCCACCAGCCACACATAGAGCAaaagagcaggcagagagcaacCCTGGGCTGACACGAGCTCCCGGTATGAGGGCAGGCACCgaggagagccaggaggtgctggcacagcctctggggcacagggcaggcaggagaggctgggcAGTGGGTCAGCATGTCTTAGAGGGTCCGTGTCCCTAGGGGCTGGCACTCATGGGGTGAccccaggacaggaacagggtGCTCCTTGCCACCATGTTCCTCTGCTCaagcccagtgctcctgccctctgagcagcccctctgctttggCCAAGGTTCTCTTGTCTGCTGGGGGTACAACCCAAAAGTCCTGGGCCATTGCACGCCCTtccctgaggctgctggtggctgggggagctgctctaGATTCCCCTGGCATGGGGACCAGCCTGCCAGACAGGGCCTGGGTGAATGGAGGAGAAAGATGGGAACCAGGCAGCACAATGGGGAATGGTGGGGGCTTTCCTCTCCCAGCGCCAGGCACCTCCCCAGttggctgctccagcttcagggccaggcTCAGTGTGCTCCCACTGGGCTTTCTCCAGGGACAAGGGACACCAGCAGTGACAGACCCAGCTCAGAGTGCAACTTGACACACAGAGCCATGTTCTGGTGTCCACTCGTtgcttcctgaggtcacagccAGGTCCCTTAGGAGTGTCCTCATCCCAGAGGTAGGGAACAAGTTCAGTCCTTACCTGAACATATCACTCCAGCGTCCTCAGTGTGATCGCAGTCTGTTTGATCCCAGCCATTGTGTGTGCAGTCAGACAGAGCAGACTCCTTGCCATTACATTCAACATCATCCATCCAAATGGAACCAGATCCTGGCCCAAATTGTGCACTCCGAGGAGCTTCGAGAgcaaccccacagcccagctgcctacaaaccactgcagcatcGGTCATGTCCCAGTGGTCACTGCACACGGTCCCCCACTGACCCCGGTGTTTCACTTCCgctctcccagcacagcgaCTGCCGCCATCCACCAGCCTCACCTCTGCAGTCCCTTCAAACACCAACACAGGAAGGGTCAGGAGAGCTTTGAGCCCCACAAGGTGGGTCTGTGAGTGCTCCTTCTGCTGCCCAGGCAGACTCACAGGCCCAAGGGTGGGAGCCCTGTCCCCACTGATTGTCACTGGAGTGTTGGAGGGATCCTTCCTCTGTCCATGGGCTGCACTGCTCTGGGGGTGCCCAACTCCAGCCCTTCTGGGCCATTTACTGCCCACAGCCCTCATAACCACCTCTTCCCACCCCAGTGGCCCCCTGACCCTACGCATGCCCACCCACACACCACCCCCAGTCCTGCACAGGTTTCCCACTCCTCCCCTGACCAGATCCCTCTCCAAAGCACCGTGACTCTAACCCCATATTCTTCCTGTCCATCACCTGCACCAGGCACCTCTCAAATGCACCAAATTCCCAGGAGCTGATTGCAGCCTGGACATTGACTGCTGCTGGTGAACACGGGTGGCTCTGTGAGCTGAAGTCACCTTTgtgccaccagcagcaacaGGGTCTAATGCAGGAAGTCAAAGCCCCTCTGGgttccttctctgcatttcaccatGCCCAGTGAGGAAGTGGACCTGGTGCCTTGATGGCTCAGATTTACCATTGCAGGTGATGTGGGTCTCTTCTCGGCGGTCAGTACATGACTGCGGATGCCAGGGATCAGAGGGACactgccagaaggagctgttgctcTTCCCACACTCCACGTGATCCAGCCACGTGATGCCAGACAGCTTGGCAGAGTTTAAGATAATTTCCCAGTCCTCTTCATtcccgcagcccagctccttgcacaccagtGACACCGTCTCggtggtcatggagttggagcaaacgctgccccacgtcccgt encodes the following:
- the LOC140000445 gene encoding antigen WC1.1-like, which produces MPTEGIMEDVGVVCQGSRRVRLVDGAGRCAGRVEIYYQGRWGTVCDDTWDLADAAVVCHQLGCGGALEAAGSARFGEGSGQIWLDGVNCSGAEAALWDCPAEAWGQHDCGHKEDVGVICSEFMALRLENSDGCSGRLQVFYNGTWGSVCSNSMTTETVSLVCKELGCGNEGELETISNYEKLSGTAWLDRVECGKSNSSFWQCPSDPWDPQSCTDRREETHITCNEREKIRAVGGKDGCSGRVEIWHRGTWGTLCDNAWDMRDAEVACRQLGCGPALYALGQAAAGEGTGPMWLMECRGTELSLQDCWAQPGDSGACQHKADAAVHCSDPPRSRPTTSSKRLSVPVVICIILGALLCLLLALLAGQVRSARARRRDVPVLPGGDPADDYDDAGEVSDPGEDPVPGQGDWEVPRTPEEGAGPMDTATDLHLDIDLLTTTL
- the LOC140000446 gene encoding scavenger receptor cysteine-rich type 1 protein M130-like encodes the protein MSAAEIMEDVGVVCRGSRRVRLVDGAGRCAGRVEIYYQGRWGTVCDDAWDLADAAVVCHQLGCGGALEAAGSARFGEGSGQIWLDGVNCSGAEAALWDCPAEAWGQHDCGHKEDVGVVCSEFMALRLENSDGCSGRLQVFYNGTWGSVCSNSMTTETVSLVCKELGCGNEEDWEIILNSAKLSGITWLDHVECGKSNSSFWQCPSDPWHPQSCTDRREETHITCNEVRLVDGGSRCAGRAEVKHRGQWGTVCSDHWDMTDAAVVCRQLGCGVALEAPRSAQFGPGSGSIWMDDVECNGKESALSDCTHNGWDQTDCDHTEDAGVICSGKD